A genomic window from Rhodococcus sp. KBS0724 includes:
- a CDS encoding FAD-binding oxidoreductase — protein sequence MNLQPPTLDTTLESLRTEVTGSVALPGEAGYELATPWNVAVPVNPRAVVAVENAQDIAATVRFAAKHNLRVAVQRTGHGAVSLGNDVLLVHTGKLTECVVDPVSRTAKIGAGLIWQNVIDAAAPHGLAPLTGSSPTVGVAGFLTGAGIGPMVRTYGLSSDHVRSFDIVTGSGELVRVTPDEHAELFWGLRGGKATLGIVTSIDIELMPITHFYGGAVYFDGADAPAVAHAWLDWCADLPEHSSTSIAFLQLPPLPQVPPPLAGRLTFAVRFASLTDEAEAAELISRIRSVATPLIDAVGTLPYAAIAAVHADPVDPMPTHESTALTTDLSHEAVDALLGAAGPGSQSPQTVVELRLLGGALAREPKHRSAFCHRDAAFTLFTIGVLAPPVADAVVPHAQALGRAMAPWTTGRALPNFAPSDDPEQIARTYDEDTAHWLSALANTHDPSGVLAVGQVMRQIR from the coding sequence ATGAACCTTCAGCCCCCCACGCTCGACACCACACTGGAATCGCTGCGCACAGAGGTGACCGGATCTGTGGCGCTACCCGGCGAGGCTGGATACGAATTGGCAACTCCGTGGAACGTCGCAGTACCGGTGAACCCGCGGGCCGTAGTGGCAGTGGAAAACGCGCAGGACATTGCTGCCACAGTACGGTTCGCAGCAAAGCACAACCTCCGCGTCGCTGTTCAACGAACCGGCCACGGTGCGGTATCCCTGGGCAATGATGTTCTCCTCGTGCATACCGGCAAACTGACCGAGTGCGTCGTCGATCCCGTATCTCGCACAGCCAAAATCGGAGCCGGACTGATCTGGCAGAACGTCATCGACGCCGCAGCACCGCACGGTTTGGCGCCATTGACCGGGTCGTCGCCCACCGTCGGTGTCGCCGGCTTCCTCACGGGAGCCGGTATCGGTCCGATGGTCAGAACGTACGGACTCTCGTCCGACCATGTCCGGTCATTCGACATCGTCACCGGTAGTGGCGAACTCGTCCGCGTCACCCCGGACGAGCATGCCGAATTGTTCTGGGGACTGCGTGGCGGCAAGGCAACTCTCGGCATTGTCACCTCGATCGACATCGAGCTCATGCCGATTACCCACTTCTACGGCGGCGCGGTCTATTTCGACGGGGCGGATGCACCCGCCGTGGCACACGCCTGGCTGGACTGGTGCGCCGACCTTCCCGAGCACAGCTCCACCTCTATCGCCTTTCTTCAACTCCCGCCGCTCCCCCAGGTTCCGCCGCCACTAGCCGGGCGGTTGACGTTTGCCGTCAGATTCGCGAGTCTCACTGACGAAGCCGAGGCAGCAGAACTCATCAGCCGAATCCGTTCGGTGGCAACACCGCTGATCGACGCCGTCGGCACGTTGCCGTATGCAGCCATCGCGGCAGTACACGCCGATCCCGTAGATCCGATGCCGACACACGAATCCACTGCACTGACCACCGACCTGTCACACGAGGCTGTCGACGCCCTTCTCGGCGCCGCCGGGCCCGGGTCTCAGTCCCCGCAAACCGTCGTAGAACTACGTCTTCTGGGCGGCGCTCTGGCTCGGGAACCGAAGCACCGCAGCGCCTTCTGTCATCGCGATGCTGCTTTCACGTTGTTCACCATCGGAGTTCTGGCGCCGCCTGTGGCCGATGCAGTAGTTCCGCATGCCCAGGCCTTGGGACGCGCGATGGCACCCTGGACCACCGGACGCGCACTGCCCAACTTCGCGCCGAGCGACGACCCCGAGCAGATTGCCCGCACGTACGACGAGGACACCGCGCACTGGCTCAGCGCGCTGGCGAACACTCACGATCCGAGCGGCGTCCTAGCAGTCGGCCAGGTCATGCGGCAGATCCGATGA